ataatgggggggacctaatgtttcccctcggtccccacccatgagtggcgggtggggaccacaaataaatgaataatggggggggacctaatgtcccccctagttccccacccttgagcggcccACAAATATTATTTGtgtggggaccacaaataataatgtgactaggggtccccaagcccctaatcACTCCTCCACATAcaaataccctacctacccccctcaccctaataatagtgagggaggaggggggaaataaactaaccctgtaaaataaaaattaatacttaccatttgatgtcttcgttcttcttttctttcttcagccgcaaaaaaggccaaataaaaatccataatacaggctgcaactgttaaaataattttaaaaaaacagagcgcaaaaaaatacgCAGAAAAAAACAAAGTTACAGACGCTAAAAAATAATCTTTCTTCACCCAGCTAGGGCACGGCACAGAATGAGCTcaacagggcggggaaaggcttctaaagccttcccacaccctgcaattaggctcagagcgctctgatcggttggtttaagccaaccaatcagagtcctctgacaggtaaatgaagagactaacaggcaagtctctacatttacctgtcacagcattctgattggttggcttggaatccaaaatgcaaaagttatttggaattttcccatgctgtgtaatttgactcataacactctgattggttgctttcttTTTTGAAAGATTTAACTTCCTtccatttatatttgtatttaaatgatgagtaggggcatgcaagatgatttaacctcccttttatcaatatagCCAATCTCTCCACCTTGGTTCTGTCGATTTCGAAACACgccctgctccccctcccccttcctggATGGAGCAGATTATCCCAGCACTGTATACTCCAATGTCACCTGTGCTGCTGGCATCTGCTGCAGCAGACTTCCCAAGATGCTGGATGCCATGTGGTCACAAGACTTCCGGTGTGCACAGTCCTCTATATTGGAGATAGGCTCTTTGCTGATTTCTGGAAGTGACTTGGCCTCTGCCACTGCTTTTGATGACAGAGTGAGGGGACTCTAACTCACCTCAACAGCCTCCCAAAAGAAAATTCTTTCTCACACCTATATGCAGGCCTTGAAACCCTTGAAAGAGTTAGCTGTATTCCCtgttttttaactatatattggggctgaggtgtactgtggtcattgctgccgcccaggagtgatgggagtgagcgcaggacttatccttttgtatttgtattccctGGGGGGACTAATGTGCCAGCCTTAGCAGATTACTGGATATGCAGTGGAGACAATCTCACCACCGCCAGCATGGAGACCACATTCACCCCTACATGGCaacggtgttccctgatggcagtgctcTCTTTCAGCAGTATAATGCACCCTACCACACAGCAAAAAAGAGTTTAAGATGTTGCCTTGGTTTCCAAGTTCCCTACATCCAAATCCAATTGggcatctgtgggatgtactgGAACAACAAACCTGCTACATGGAggctttgttttattatataaccAGTTTGGATCAATTAACAAAaagtaattaaaacaaattaatagaTCCTTTTCATGAATATGTTCCCCACCTGAGTTCGCCTCCATCCAGAAGGCTGCGGTAAGTGGCAATCTCATTCTCCAGTCGGGTCTTCAGGTCAAACAGAATTCCAAACTCAAAGATCTGTTTTGCAATATCCTTTTTTGTTTGCTGCATCTGGGCCTCGACACTCATTATCTTGTCTTGTACTTCTGCCAGTTGAACGGAAGATCGGATGTTCACATTCTCCAAGGTACTGGCCATTGCAGTTTTCTGCCAATAAACCCAATACAAGTCAAACCAGATAGAAACCACCTGGCAAACTTTATCAAGGAATAAGTGcaatcaaaacaaatatattACACATCAGTAGGGAGTAGGCTTTCGATGAGATTCATGGCTGGGACACCTGTAGCTCAAAAGTATAAAAACAATGAAATGCAATTATCCGGGCCCGGCATTATTTCTCATGAATATTTTCACATGAATGTTCCCACATAAGCTTGATAGGCATTGTACACCAAATTCCGTTGTTCTTACATGTTATCTCGCAAAGCATTATACAGTGAGCATACCTTATTATGCTGAGTCTGTGATTCTAGTTCCAGCCCCTGTGTTTTATGTCTGAGTTCTGTTACTTCTTTCTTATACGACTCTAGTTCAGATGTACTAATGCTTATCTCTTCATTCCATTTTTCAACCTTAAAAGCAAAACAGAATAGAATGTAATCTATGAttgtatacaaataaaaatacatatcgtACATTGACTGGTTAGAGCAGTGGATATAGCCGTGAAACCCAGGTTTGAATCCCGATTACCCCACTTCCTCTGTAAGTGCCCTTGGGCAagaaactttttttatatatttacagtttgttatatatatcacactgatcttgagaaagaccctaATGGGTCGAAAAGTCGATTGAGCGCTTTTGTGATTTAATGACGGAATAAACACTATTTTAATTGTAAAAGACTTCAGAATGCGCCCTTCCAGGAATTTTTTTATAGAATTCAACACAGGACTGCACACCAAGGCACGTATCTGGGAATTAATGTGAGgaaggggtgagtgccaagctatttttgattatatatatatctcaggtTATTTCAAATCCTTATAGATAGGAAGCTCATTTGGATAAGGCCTTCTTCACTTCTTGTCTCTGCATGTCAATTACGTATTATCAAATATCCCAGTTCTATAATTCTAAAGCAACGTGGAATGTTATGACAcaatataaataatgataataaactaTCAAGAGAGTCACTTCCTGTTCCCAGAAAGCAAACATTCTTTGTGATTTGTTGACATATAATACGGAACGGTATACAATATGTTATTAAACAATGAGTTACCAAAATAATTTGTAAGATGACATTTTCGTAGGCGACTGTCTGGAATTTTGACTACAGCAATACTTAATTTAGTAGGTGTGTCGCCTGGTGGGGAGAGTTAGGGTAATCCCTAAGAATATAATATGATATAGTATGATTGATAGAATACTtagtttcctttttaacaatGGGTTATGTATTGGTTGATTGAAATCAAAATTCTATTATTAAGGTAATAACTGAAAGGAATTTAACAAAGCTACCAAACAGCTTTGCTTGCACGCCTAAGTCTAGGAGTTCTGCACCAGTCTATCACGGAAAATGCTACTTACCTTTTTCTCATACCAATATTTAACCTCCATGCGCTGTTTTTCAACCAGTTGTTCATACTGTGCTCTCATGTCTTCCATGATTTTCGCAAGGTCCACAGCCGGAGTGGCATCTACCTCAACTTCAACGTTGCCATATGTTCTCTTTTGTAGTTCTTTGATCTCCTGTAATGAAAAAGTTATTTATATGGTATCCTTAGGACAGtaacatttgtatttattatgcTTAAAGCACCATTGGTtgcatatcattttttttctcttatttgaAGCAAATTGTAATTACTGAGATGCCTTTTACCAAGATTTAAAAAGGATGCTaagatgttaaaggaccactatagtgccaggaaaacatacttacaatgctttcctatggacgctggcgtcttctcacagtgattttcacattgagaagcacgcaagccctctagcggctgtcaatgagacagccactagaggctctagaggctggattaaccctcagtgtaaacatagcagtttctctaaaactgctatgtttataaaaaaaaaaaagggttaatcctagatgtaccaggcacccagaccacttcattaagctgaagtggtctgggtgcctatagtggtccttgacctttggcaaaatacaaacaaacaacaaaatgtgGGAACAGGCAGCAATCCTTCATGTGACAGCTTATAAAATagacctaaagggacactatagtcactaaaataaCATTAGCTAAAAGAAGCAGTTTTTTATTGTGTATAgatcactgttcaattcacttgcactggagttaagtcacttttgtttctgtttagacAGCTCTAGCCTCacaccccctggctgtgactgacacagcctgtatgaaaacaaaatggttttattttcaatcagatataacctattaagagagcaggagataagacattctaaattaaacagaatttgcaataaaggaagtgtaaacattagatgactctttacaggaagtgttcaggaatgctgtgtaagtcacatgcagggaggtatgcataaggctgcataaacaaagggatttacctcctaaatgataGAGAATTTAACAATGAGACTTCAGGAGCATGATCAATATAGCGCAACTGAGTCATTAAgcaaatgttgttttggtgactatagtgtctctttaagatacATAAAGTGAAAGTAAAAAAGTATAATCTCTTAAATATTTGAATGCACCGATAAACATGTGAAAACAGCACACACATCAATTCtagttaaatacaaaaaaattgtgCTTATACTCTATAATTACAGTTGTGCTTCATCTGTATGTCTCATGTAGCACAAAGGAAAAACCCTTGACAACAGTAATTCAGAGAAATCATGTTTACACAATTATCCCGGAATTCCCAGATTGATATGCATAAGCACATttgcatatttatctaagaattcTGGGAGGTTTGTGAAATCATGAGTTTTTAGAATTACTATGCCCAAAGTAGACTTTTGCAATGTCTTAATGAacatatttaaaggaactctccactgacaggaaaacaaaccgttttcctggaactgcaggtcccctctcccttccaccccccatcccaggttgctgaaggggttaaaaccccttcagtgacttatctGCATCAGGCGCTGATATCCCTCGGCTCTGGGTCAgtgtccgcccacgctcctccccagccgacgtcatccggtgggggagacccattgtgcatgcgcggccaccggcgggggagacctaatgcgcatgagcggcagtttatgaaaactgcaataattacacttgcagggttaagggtagtgggagttggcagtcagaccactccaatgggcagaagttgtctgggtgcctggagtgtctctttaagtaatatataacaataatttctGAATTTGAATCCATTAGTGGGAAATTGTATAATGTTTGACCTTACCACAATCCTGTTGAGTGTGGATAAATCaatagagagagatagaaatGATACGTTTAAATTTAAATGAGCCAACTGTTGTATTAAGTATTGGTTATGTatgtagatttaaaataaaaatgaaggtccacatgtaaaatatactttaatagcTTTATGGGTAGCATATTCCTCAACAATTCAGATATGTTTACACTCACGTCAGTGTGGTTCTTCTTAAGGAAAATCAACTCTTCATTCGTGTTCTCGATCTGTGTTTCCAGTTCTGCTTTAAGAATGGTAAAGTGATCAATGACTTTACGTAGCTCGAATATATCATTTTCTGCAGCAGCACACTGAGTTTGCTCACTATCAAACCTGCAGTAAATAAAGCACGTTAGCAATAATTGTTTGTAGTCTTTACGGAGACAGTAAAACCAAGAAACAAAGGAATTATATTTCCTTACTTTATTCTGAAGTCGTCAATGGCTAGCCTAGCATTGTCTATCTGTAGCGATATGCTGGCGTTTTCCATAGTGGCACTTAGGATCTGAAAttttaaatgcaaataaatatatgATTAAAAGTGATAAGTTGAAAAGCTCCGATATGGCTTCCAGCATTTGTGTTAATTCTGTAAAGTTTCTGTCTGTTATTATGCATCACTGTTGTAGGAGTAAGCATTAATAATCCTGAAATTCATGACGAAATATAACTCAACAAAGGGATGCTATTGCCTGGAGACCTTCAACTTTGTTAAAAGTGGTCGTTTTTACACTATTGATCATCctctagatcaggcataggcaaccttcggcactgcagatgttttggactacaccttccatgatgctttgccagcattataggtataagagcattatgggggatgtagtccacaacatctggaatgctgaaggttgcctatctctgCTCTAGATTATAAGGTCATTTGAGGGGGGAAAGGATCAACCTATTCTAGTAACATTTTGGAATTGCTTCATCTATTGATAAATTCCtcactttataatattgtaagtgCTGCGTAATAAGTTGGTGctgtataaatgccaataataataagaataatttaAGGAAATTACTTAAAGTGACAAatatcactttgagacaactatctcattcaaaagctttagatTTGATGAGGCAGTTGCCTCACTTTGCAGGTTGAAAAAAacaggtaaatatgattttttttcatgtttatttgcttcttctttcttatgctttccacacccactgatccaaccaatcattgtcCTATTCCTAGGAAAGATGGAAATTGCATAGGGCatgctgacagatatacacacatgcagttggaagatctcttcaccttgcaacatcctaaaagggggagaagagagatcAATGTGATTCATGTAAAGCTGGATCCAGGGTCAGTTTTCTCTCTCCTTCTGCTTTGTATTGATGCCCTGCACATGTCATTAGTGGACGTGTCTGTAACTGAGAAGGGTGTGGAAGGAGGGGGGGCGGGGGTGGgttaaactccatatgtgcagcatttcat
Above is a genomic segment from Pelobates fuscus isolate aPelFus1 chromosome 6, aPelFus1.pri, whole genome shotgun sequence containing:
- the LOC134614934 gene encoding keratin, type I cytoskeletal 19-like, yielding MFGQVKKVSSFKAGHVQASRTSGGSYSKIYVGGYASSVYAGAGGLETRISSSAQHGGYQRDMPISGNEKETMQILNHRLSSYLEKVRSLEKANAELELQIRDWYSSNAIRKDRDDNPYHQTIEDLKGKILSATMENASISLQIDNARLAIDDFRIKFDSEQTQCAAAENDIFELRKVIDHFTILKAELETQIENTNEELIFLKKNHTDEIKELQKRTYGNVEVEVDATPAVDLAKIMEDMRAQYEQLVEKQRMEVKYWYEKKVEKWNEEISISTSELESYKKEVTELRHKTQGLELESQTQHNKKTAMASTLENVNIRSSVQLAEVQDKIMSVEAQMQQTKKDIAKQIFEFGILFDLKTRLENEIATYRSLLDGGELSLSTNS